In Polypterus senegalus isolate Bchr_013 chromosome 12, ASM1683550v1, whole genome shotgun sequence, the following are encoded in one genomic region:
- the morn3 gene encoding MORN repeat-containing protein 3, whose translation MPHLMKSRQREPLWTEWDKKAQKSGLRHTVYYVGGDKYTGEWLDNKKHGKGTEFLKKSGEIYDGDWKNGKRSGFGTLSAPDPVTAEYVKVYSGGWKNGMKDGFGTYFFSNGEHYEGEWSKDQRSGWGRMYFKDGSIYEGEWLHDKHDGQGMLRLENENRYEGSWKNGKKHGPGKFFYLDKGQLYEGVWAEDVAKCGSMIDFGREGAPAPTQYPIPKVHLADPTSVLNFAQSNLFSGQE comes from the exons ATGCCTCATTTGATGAAATCCAGGCAGAGAGAACCTCTTTGGACAGAGTGGGacaaaaaagcacagaaaagtGGCTTGAGGCACACTGTTTATTATGTTGGTGGCGACAAATACACTGGTGAATGGCTGGACAACAAGAAACACG gaaaaggaacagaatttttaaagaaaagtggGGAAATTTATGACGGAGACTGGAAGAATGGGAAGCGTAGTGGCTTTGGGACACTAAGTGCTCCAGATCCTGTGACTGCAGAGTATGTTAAAGTTTATTCTGGAGGATGGAAGAATGGTATGAAGGAC GGTTTTggcacatattttttttcaaatggtgAGCACTATGAGGGAGAGTGGAGCAAAGACCAAAGAAGTGGATGGGGCAGAATGTACTTCAAAGATGGTAGCATATATGAAGGGGAATGGCTCCACGACAAACATGATGGCCAAGGAATGCTTCGGTTAG aaaatgaaaaccgtTATGAAGGCTCATGGAAGAATGGGAAGAAACATGGACCTGGAAAGTTTTTTTATCTAGATAAAGGCCAATTGTATGAAGGTGTTTGGGCAGAAGATGTTGCAAAGTGTGGAAGCATGATTGACTTTGGAAGAGAAGGTGCTCCAGCTCCTACACAGTATCCGATTCCAAAG GTACACCTGGCAGATCCAACATCAGTTCTGAATTTTGCACAATCGAATCTCTTCAGTGGTCAGGAATGA